The Juglans microcarpa x Juglans regia isolate MS1-56 chromosome 2S, Jm3101_v1.0, whole genome shotgun sequence genome has a window encoding:
- the LOC121253099 gene encoding probable LRR receptor-like serine/threonine-protein kinase At1g07650 isoform X4, whose amino-acid sequence MHLVELSLMGNSLSGPFPTVLTNITTLTNLSIEGNRFSGPIPPKIGKLINLQKLVLSSNAFSGELPNELAKLTNLTDMRVSDNNFSGKIPDFIGNWTKIEKLHFEGCSLEGPIPSTISALTSLSDLRITDLKGRGSTFPLLSNMESIKMLILRKCQIYGKIPGYIGDMKKLKSLDLSFNDLTGGIPVSFVHLEKVDFMYLTGNKLTGSIPEWLLGRNKNVDVSYNNFTWETSGPAECPRGSVNLVESYSSSGDKLSQIHPCLKRSFPCPSRNNEHPYSLHINCGGKEANVNGNRYKADREQRGASMFYWGQNWAFSSTGNFMDNDMDADIYIETNTSALSNVSMFDSELYTTARVSPLSLTYYGFCLMNGNYTVKLHFAEIIFTNDRSFNSLGRRIFNVYIQDKLVLENFNIEDEAGGAGKPLVKSFAAVVTSRTLKIHFYWAGKGTTGIPLRGVYGPLISAISVDPNFKPPSDGDNKKYLIIVVGTVAAVVFLIFLALCIMKKKGWLGGKISSEKELRGIDLQTGLFTLRQIRAATKNFDPTNKLGEGGFGCVYKGMLSDGTVIAVKQLSSKSKQGNREFVNEIGMISALQHPNLVKLYGCCIEGNQLSLIYEYMENNCLSRALFGKDTFCRLKLDWPTRQKICLGIARGLAYLHEESRLKIVHRDIKTSNVLLDKDYNAKISDFGLAKLSEDDNSHISTRVAGTIGYMAPEYAMRGHLTNKADVYSFGVVALEIVSGKSNTNYRPKEDFVYLLDWAYVLQERGSLLELVDPALGSEYSSEQAMIMLNVALFCTNASPSLRPTMSQVVSMLEGGTTVQELLSDPGFSAVNSKYKTLRKHFWQNPSRTHSMSIDVTCTDSSSSYSEPGQTGLLLRVSSIKSDE is encoded by the exons ATGCACTTGGTCGAGCT CTCTTTAATGGGGAACAGCTTGTCAGGTCCCTTCCCAACAGTTCTTACCAACATCACCACCCTCACAAACTT GAGCATCGAAGGAAACAGATTTTCAGGACCCATTCCACCTAAAATTGGAAAGTTGATCAATTTACAAAAACT TGTCCTGTCCTCAAATGCTTTCTCAGGAGAATTGCCAAATGAGCTTGCCAAGTTAACCAACTTGACTGATAT GAGGGTAAGCGACAATAACTTCTCTGGAAAGATACCTGATTTCATCGGTAACTGGACAAAGATTGAAAAACT GCATTTTGAAGGTTGCTCTCTTGAGGGGCCAATACCTTCTACCATTTCTGCCTTAACAAGCTTAAGTGATCT GAGGATAACCGACTTAAAAGGCAGAGGGTCTACTTTTCCACTATTGAGTAATATGGAATCTATCAAGATGTT GATACTGCGGAAGTGCCAAATTTATGGAAAGATCCCAGGATATATTGGGGATatgaaaaaacttaaaagttt AGACCTCAGCTTTAATGACTTGACTGGTGGAATTCCAGTCTCCTTCGTCCACCTTGAAAAAGTAGATTTCAT GTATTTAACAGGAAACAAGCTCACTGGAAGTATACCTGAATGGCTCCTAGGAAGAAACAAGAATGT GGATGTTTCTTACAATAACTTCACTTGGGAAACCTCTGGTCCAGCAGAATGTCCACGTGGGAGTGT AAACTTGGTGGAGAGCTACTCCTCATCTGGAGATAAATT AAGTCAAATTCATCCATGCCTAAAAAGGAGTTTCCCATGCCCGTCTCGGAATAATGAGC ATCCTTACTCCTTGCACATTAATTGTGGTGGTAAGGAAGCAAATGTCAATGGTAACAGATACAAAGCAGACAGAGAACAAAGAGGTGCTTCAATGTTTTACTGGGGTCAGAACTGGGCTTTCAGCAGCACTGGGAACTTCATGGACAATGACATGGATGCAGATATCTACATTGAAACCAATACTTCTGCACTGTCCAATGTCTCTATGTTTGATTCAGAACTTTACACAACAGCACGCGTTTCTCCTCTCTCCCTGACATACTATGGATTCTGTCTCATGAATGGGAACTACACTGTTAAACTCCACTTTGCAGagattattttcacaaatgaCAGATCCTTTAACAGTCTTGGGAGACGTATATTTAATGTCTACATTCAG gacAAGTTGGTACTGGAAAATTTCAATATAGAAGATGAGGCAGGTGGAGCTGGAAAGCCACTTGTAAAGTCATTTGCTGCGGTTGTTACAAGTCGGACACTAAAGATCCACTTTTACTGGGCTGGAAAAGGCACAACAGGCATTCCACTTAGAGGAGTTTATGGTCCTCTCATATCAGCTATATCAGTAGACCCTA ATTTCAAACCTCCGTCAGATGGTGacaacaaaaagtatttaataATAGTGGTTGGGACAGTGGCTGCGGTAGTATTTTTAATCTTTCTTGCCCTATGTATCATGAAGAAGAAAGGCTGGCTGGGAGGCAAAATCTCTTCTGAAAAAG AGCTTAGAGGTATAGATCTGCAAACAGGATTATTCACATTACGACAGATCAGAGCCGCCACCAAGAACTTTGATCCAACAAACAAACTTGGGGAAGGTGGCTTCGGGTGTGTTTacaag GGTATGTTATCGGATGGCACTGTAATTGCTGTGAAGCAACTCTCATCGAAATCTAAGCAAGGAAATCGagaatttgtaaatgaaattggaATGATTTCAGCACTACAACATCCAAATCTTGTAAAGCTGTATGGATGCTGCATTGAAGGAAACCAGTTATCGCTGATTTATGAGTATATGGAAAATAATTGTCTATCTCGTGCTCTTTTTG GGAAGGACACATTCTGCAGATTGAAACTAGACTGGCCTACCAGGCAGAAAATTTGCTTAGGTATTGCTAGAGGTTTGGCCTACCTCCATGAGGAGTCAAGGTTAAAAATTGTGCATAGGGATATAAAGACAAGCAATGTGTTGCTTGATAAGGATTACAATGCTAAAATTTCTGATTTTGGTTTGGCAAAGTTAAGTGAAGATGACAATAGCCACATCAGTACCCGGGTTGCTGGAACCAT CGGTTATATGGCTCCCGAATATGCAATGCGTGGTCACTTGACCAATAAAGCAGATGTTTATAGCTTCGGAGTTGTTGCATTAGAAATAGTCAGTGGAAAGAGCAACACAAACTATCGCCCCAAGGAAGATTTTGTTTACCTTCTAGATTGG GCCTATGTCCTGCAAGAGAGAGGAAGTCTATTGGAGTTAGTTGATCCAGCGTTGGGTTCAGAATATTCTTCAGAGCAAGCCATGATAATGCTGAATGTGGCTCTATTTTGCACCAATGCATCCCCAAGCCTCAGGCCTACGATGTCCCAAGTTGTGAGCATGCTTGAAGGTGGAACTACTGTTCAAGAACTACTTTCTGATCCAGGATTTTCAGCCGTCAATTCCAAATATAAGACTTTAAGGAAACACTTCTGGCAGAATCCAAGCAGAACCCATAGCATGAGCATTGATGTTACATGCACCGATTCCTCCAGTTCATACAGCGAACCAGGGCAGACTGGCCTGCTTTTAAGAGTTAGTTCCATTAAATCCGATGAGTAA